A portion of the Treponema rectale genome contains these proteins:
- a CDS encoding TRAP transporter substrate-binding protein — MFRNYLNKITVLIFTVLFLLSSCTPKKKQAASELTLVMAEVNAEDSICGQMDHAFKQKVEELSKNKIIINIKYNGILGDEKHVLQSLMTADSYIHLARVGANLSAYGAKKSALLSIPYTFENNEHFWKFTQSRAAQEILNEAYEKNTGIKGLFFAEEGFRHFISSKPVYSVKSIRGKKMRVSGTILTGIANSLEAEPVYMNFNRLARAFASGEIQLADQPLSNYYADNFYICAPYVILDAHMIGAVQTVISASCWDSLSEEQQKIFIQAGQYAQDFCRQIEKDSEAETIRILTEKGVSVTRVSDKTPWKNACSDFIQKSSEEYPELYKQILESVN, encoded by the coding sequence ATGTTTCGGAACTATCTAAATAAAATTACGGTCCTGATTTTTACAGTTCTTTTTCTTCTTTCAAGCTGTACACCTAAAAAAAAACAGGCAGCGAGTGAACTTACTCTTGTAATGGCAGAAGTAAATGCCGAAGATTCTATCTGCGGACAGATGGATCATGCTTTCAAGCAGAAAGTTGAGGAACTTTCAAAAAACAAAATCATAATCAATATTAAATACAACGGAATACTTGGAGACGAAAAACACGTACTGCAGTCCCTTATGACGGCAGACAGCTACATTCATCTTGCAAGAGTGGGTGCAAATCTCTCTGCTTATGGAGCAAAAAAATCAGCACTGCTTTCCATTCCCTACACATTTGAAAACAACGAACATTTCTGGAAATTTACACAAAGCCGGGCCGCACAGGAAATATTAAACGAAGCCTATGAAAAAAATACCGGAATAAAGGGTCTTTTCTTTGCAGAAGAAGGTTTCAGGCATTTTATTTCTTCCAAACCGGTTTATTCGGTAAAATCCATCCGCGGAAAAAAAATGCGTGTCTCAGGAACAATTCTCACAGGCATCGCAAATTCCCTGGAAGCAGAACCGGTTTACATGAACTTCAACAGACTTGCAAGAGCTTTTGCCTCCGGAGAAATTCAGTTAGCCGACCAGCCGCTTTCAAATTATTACGCAGATAATTTCTATATCTGCGCACCCTATGTCATTCTTGATGCCCATATGATAGGTGCCGTTCAAACGGTAATCTCTGCTTCCTGCTGGGATTCCCTTTCTGAAGAACAGCAGAAGATTTTTATTCAGGCAGGTCAGTATGCCCAGGATTTCTGCCGGCAGATAGAAAAAGACAGTGAAGCTGAAACCATCCGGATACTTACAGAAAAAGGAGTTTCCGTAACAAGAGTGTCAGATAAAACTCCCTGGAAAAACGCCTGCAGTGACTTCATACAGAAAAGTTCAGAAGAGTATCCAGAACTTTACAAACAGATTCTTGAGTCAGTAAACTAA
- a CDS encoding YitT family protein, producing MKNSILNDLKRLFLVIIGGLVLAVDFNVFVYSANLFPGGFSGLAVLIQVVFQKYFNINIPFSVLVYAFNAVPVVVGFKFIGKKFTIFSVIMIVVSGFFTDILRGVEALHVTQDILLCSVFGGMLCAVSICLCLFAESSSGGTDFIAIYVSERTGKSAWNWILAFNSLILLTAGFLMGWDKALYSIIFQYVSTVTINLLYKKYSKTTLLIITDKPDEIFEVILFLTNHTATVFEGKGQFSGNKHYLLYCVVSSSESGSLERAIRIKDQNAFINVIKSKEIVGRFFRTMPD from the coding sequence ATGAAAAATTCTATATTAAATGACTTGAAACGGCTTTTTCTCGTTATTATAGGCGGACTTGTTCTTGCCGTTGATTTTAACGTTTTTGTATACAGTGCAAATCTTTTTCCGGGCGGTTTTTCCGGACTTGCAGTACTGATTCAGGTTGTATTTCAAAAATATTTTAACATTAACATTCCTTTTTCCGTCCTGGTATATGCCTTCAATGCAGTACCGGTTGTCGTAGGATTTAAATTCATCGGAAAGAAATTTACGATATTCAGTGTAATCATGATTGTTGTTTCCGGTTTCTTTACGGATATTCTGCGGGGAGTAGAGGCACTGCATGTAACTCAGGACATACTTTTGTGTTCCGTGTTCGGAGGAATGCTCTGTGCAGTTTCTATATGCCTGTGTCTTTTTGCAGAAAGCTCTTCCGGGGGAACGGATTTTATAGCCATTTATGTAAGTGAACGTACCGGAAAGTCTGCCTGGAACTGGATTCTGGCCTTTAATTCCCTTATTCTCCTTACGGCCGGTTTTTTAATGGGATGGGATAAAGCCCTGTATTCAATAATTTTTCAGTATGTTTCTACAGTTACCATAAACCTGCTGTATAAAAAGTATTCCAAAACAACGCTTCTTATAATTACGGACAAACCGGATGAAATCTTTGAGGTTATCCTGTTCCTTACAAATCATACTGCAACGGTTTTTGAAGGCAAGGGACAGTTCAGCGGAAATAAACACTATCTTTTGTATTGCGTAGTATCATCTTCGGAAAGCGGCAGTCTCGAAAGGGCAATCCGCATAAAGGATCAGAATGCCTTCATAAACGTAATAAAGTCTAAAGAAATAGTGGGCCGGTTTTTCAGGACTATGCCTGATTAA
- the pflA gene encoding pyruvate formate-lyase-activating protein: MQGYIHQLESFGCADGPGSRFIIFFAGCPLRCKFCHNPDTWDMSKGKLYDTDTLIKEALSCRSYWGKKGGITVSGGEPLFQLDFLLELFSKAKEKGINTCIDTSGGCFTEEGEWFEKFKKLMELTDILLMDIKHIDEEEHIKLTGHSMANIRKMFLYLDKINKPIWIRQVLTPGITDSVEYLTKTRDFIRTLHNVKRVEVLPYHGLGIMKYKTMGIDYPLKDTPSPTEESVAQAKQILECDSYTAWKES, from the coding sequence ATGCAGGGATACATTCATCAGCTTGAGAGTTTTGGCTGTGCGGACGGACCGGGGTCACGTTTTATTATATTTTTTGCAGGATGCCCGTTGAGATGCAAATTCTGCCACAATCCTGATACCTGGGACATGTCTAAAGGTAAACTTTATGATACGGATACACTTATAAAAGAAGCCCTTTCCTGCCGTTCCTACTGGGGCAAAAAAGGAGGCATCACCGTAAGCGGAGGAGAACCTCTGTTTCAGCTGGATTTTCTTCTGGAACTGTTTTCAAAAGCAAAAGAAAAAGGAATAAACACCTGCATCGATACAAGCGGCGGCTGCTTCACGGAAGAAGGAGAATGGTTTGAAAAATTCAAAAAACTCATGGAACTTACAGACATTCTCCTTATGGACATCAAGCATATAGATGAAGAAGAACATATCAAACTCACAGGTCATTCAATGGCAAACATAAGAAAGATGTTCCTCTATCTTGATAAAATAAACAAGCCTATCTGGATCCGTCAGGTACTTACTCCGGGCATTACAGATTCTGTTGAATACCTTACAAAAACACGAGATTTTATACGCACCCTTCATAACGTAAAACGTGTAGAAGTTCTTCCATATCACGGTCTGGGTATAATGAAATACAAGACAATGGGAATCGACTACCCTCTCAAAGATACCCCGTCCCCTACAGAAGAAAGCGTTGCTCAGGCAAAACAGATTCTTGAATGTGATTCCTATACCGCCTGGAAAGAATCCTGA
- the argH gene encoding argininosuccinate lyase — MAEKKHGTITNDNHAALWHGRFAEGPDAAAVEFETSIHVDERMALDDIHGSIAHAQMLGEQGIISKKESEQIIKGLKSIEKDLENGSLQIDYSAEDIHSFVEATLTDRIGEPGKKLHTGRSRNDQIALDERLYLRRVIPLLQNEIITTVEALVKIASEHKNTLLTGYTHMQHAQPGTLAQHLLAWSFMLKRDWQRLEDSLKRISLSPLGSGALQTSTLCLNRERVADVLGFEGVTENSLDTVSDRDYCIEFTSDFAMLQSHLSRMCEEIVLWSTTEFAFVDLSEKWSTGSSIMPQKKNPDFAELIRGRTGKVYGDLMNLLTMVKGLPLAYDRDLQEDKEPLFDALDTVEANLKVFTAMVSTAKWNTANLEKSVEGGFANATDVAEYLVSKGLPFRTAHGVAASAVRLAIDAGLDKIEDLCIEELKQCSPLIEEDIYEKISPRECMNNRTVTGGPSPKSTAVQIKGLLKWSSKARK; from the coding sequence ATGGCAGAAAAAAAACACGGTACCATTACCAACGACAATCATGCAGCTTTATGGCACGGACGTTTTGCAGAAGGTCCGGATGCAGCTGCCGTAGAATTTGAAACTTCGATTCACGTTGATGAAAGAATGGCATTGGACGATATTCATGGTTCAATTGCACATGCACAGATGCTTGGAGAACAAGGAATTATTTCTAAAAAAGAATCCGAGCAGATTATAAAAGGCTTGAAGTCAATAGAAAAGGATCTGGAAAACGGTTCCCTTCAGATTGATTACAGCGCAGAGGATATTCATTCTTTTGTGGAGGCAACTCTTACAGACAGAATCGGTGAACCTGGCAAAAAGCTTCATACTGGACGAAGCCGCAATGACCAGATAGCTCTTGATGAACGTCTTTATCTTCGCCGTGTGATTCCTCTTTTACAGAATGAGATAATTACAACTGTTGAAGCACTGGTAAAGATTGCTTCAGAACATAAAAATACTCTTCTTACGGGGTATACCCACATGCAGCATGCCCAGCCTGGAACTCTTGCACAGCATCTTCTTGCCTGGAGTTTTATGCTTAAGCGTGACTGGCAGAGGCTTGAGGATTCCCTTAAGCGTATTTCTCTTTCTCCTTTGGGAAGCGGTGCCCTGCAGACAAGTACGCTCTGTCTTAACAGAGAGAGAGTTGCCGATGTTCTCGGTTTTGAGGGAGTAACGGAAAATTCTCTTGATACTGTAAGTGACCGTGATTACTGCATTGAGTTTACTTCTGATTTTGCCATGCTTCAGAGCCATTTAAGCCGCATGTGTGAAGAAATTGTTCTCTGGTCTACTACGGAATTTGCTTTTGTTGACCTTAGTGAAAAGTGGTCTACTGGAAGTTCCATCATGCCTCAGAAGAAGAATCCTGATTTTGCTGAACTTATCCGCGGAAGAACAGGAAAAGTTTACGGGGATCTGATGAATCTTCTTACGATGGTAAAAGGTCTTCCTCTTGCCTATGACCGGGACCTTCAGGAAGACAAGGAGCCTCTTTTTGATGCCCTTGATACGGTAGAAGCAAATCTTAAAGTATTTACTGCAATGGTTTCGACTGCAAAGTGGAATACGGCAAACCTTGAAAAGAGTGTGGAAGGAGGTTTTGCAAATGCTACTGATGTTGCAGAATATCTTGTAAGCAAGGGGCTGCCTTTTAGAACTGCTCATGGCGTTGCTGCAAGTGCAGTTCGTCTTGCTATAGATGCAGGCTTGGACAAAATAGAAGATCTCTGTATTGAAGAGCTTAAGCAGTGTTCTCCTCTTATTGAAGAAGACATATATGAAAAGATTTCTCCGAGGGAGTGCATGAATAACAGAACTGTTACCGGAGGTCCTTCTCCAAAAAGTACTGCTGTTCAGATAAAGGGACTTTTAAAGTGGAGTTCTAAAGCCAGAAAGTAA
- a CDS encoding metal-dependent transcriptional regulator, with translation MAEIHESGEDYLEAILRLHKEFGIARSVDVAKKLNVSKPSVSRAMGILEDNGYVTVNEIGALELTEKGKKKAVEVYERHVLLTKFLVKITGVSEEQAEENACKIEHDIDDDVKKGIQTWMEKNA, from the coding sequence ATGGCAGAAATTCATGAATCAGGCGAAGATTACCTCGAAGCAATCCTTCGTCTCCATAAAGAATTTGGTATTGCCCGTTCAGTAGATGTTGCAAAAAAGCTTAATGTTTCTAAACCGAGCGTAAGTCGTGCAATGGGTATTCTTGAAGATAACGGCTATGTTACGGTAAATGAAATAGGAGCTCTTGAACTTACTGAAAAAGGTAAGAAAAAGGCTGTTGAGGTTTATGAACGTCATGTTCTTCTCACAAAGTTTCTGGTTAAGATTACCGGTGTCAGCGAGGAACAGGCAGAAGAAAATGCCTGCAAGATTGAGCATGACATTGATGATGATGTAAAGAAAGGCATTCAGACCTGGATGGAAAAGAACGCATAG
- the ilvB gene encoding biosynthetic-type acetolactate synthase large subunit produces the protein MKISGSQVVIECLIEQGVDTVFGYPGGNILNIYDALYKNSDRIRHILTAHEQAAAHAADGYARSTGKVGVCMATSGPGATNLVTGIATAYMDSSPIVAITCNVATPLLGKDTFQEIDITGVTLPITKHNFMVKNVNELASTIREAFAIASSGRPGPVLIDIPKEITAAEVEFEPVSKSEGMEKALTASHANLKRVFSVSVPTDEEIKAAAELINASQRPVIYAGGGVVISGAEKELLAFAEKAEIPVSESLMARAAFPSDHPLCTWMVGMHGTKASNMAITESDLIIALGSRFSDRVIGDPSKFGLNAKVFHIDIDPAEINKNIPTDGSLVGDIKEILNRLIPLIKETKRPDWMERIQTWKSEVPSTYNRQPENSVNPKFICECINKVAGDDTFITTEVGQHQMWTAQFYPFKKPRTFVTSGGLGTMGFGTGAAMGIQIGNPKARVVHIAGDGSFRMNCNELATIQHYNLPVVIVVVNNGALGNVRMWQRLFYGKRFSQTTLDFGPDWCKLAEAYGIKGYKASNAAEFEKVFTQAFKSEEPAVIDVTVDIDEMVLPMVPGGKPIYDMIMSLSKDVMS, from the coding sequence ATGAAAATTTCAGGATCACAGGTTGTTATTGAGTGTTTGATTGAGCAGGGTGTTGACACTGTATTCGGTTACCCTGGAGGAAACATTCTTAATATTTATGATGCACTTTATAAAAATTCAGATAGAATCAGACATATTCTGACTGCACATGAACAGGCTGCTGCTCATGCTGCTGACGGTTATGCCCGCTCAACAGGAAAAGTCGGTGTATGTATGGCAACATCTGGTCCTGGTGCAACAAATCTTGTAACAGGTATTGCAACTGCATATATGGATTCTTCTCCAATCGTAGCAATTACATGTAATGTTGCAACTCCGCTTCTTGGAAAAGACACATTCCAGGAAATCGACATTACCGGTGTTACTCTTCCAATAACTAAACATAACTTCATGGTAAAGAATGTAAATGAACTTGCATCTACTATCCGTGAGGCATTTGCAATTGCTTCCAGCGGAAGACCGGGTCCTGTTCTTATTGATATTCCTAAAGAAATTACGGCTGCAGAGGTTGAATTTGAGCCTGTTTCTAAGTCTGAGGGAATGGAAAAGGCCCTTACAGCTTCTCATGCTAACCTTAAGAGGGTTTTCTCTGTATCAGTTCCGACTGATGAAGAAATCAAGGCCGCTGCCGAACTTATTAATGCAAGCCAGAGACCTGTAATTTATGCAGGCGGCGGTGTCGTAATAAGCGGTGCAGAAAAAGAACTTCTTGCTTTTGCAGAAAAGGCAGAAATTCCTGTAAGTGAAAGCCTTATGGCTCGTGCTGCATTCCCGTCAGATCATCCTTTGTGTACATGGATGGTAGGTATGCACGGTACAAAAGCAAGCAATATGGCTATTACGGAAAGTGACCTTATTATTGCTTTAGGTTCACGTTTCTCTGACCGTGTAATCGGGGATCCTTCAAAATTCGGACTTAATGCAAAGGTATTCCATATTGATATTGATCCTGCAGAAATCAACAAGAATATTCCTACAGACGGTTCTCTTGTAGGAGACATTAAAGAAATCCTTAACCGGCTCATTCCTCTCATTAAAGAAACAAAGAGACCGGACTGGATGGAACGCATTCAGACATGGAAGAGTGAGGTTCCTTCAACTTATAACCGTCAGCCTGAAAACTCTGTAAACCCTAAGTTCATCTGTGAATGTATAAATAAGGTTGCAGGGGATGATACATTTATTACCACTGAAGTCGGACAGCATCAGATGTGGACGGCACAGTTCTATCCGTTTAAGAAACCACGTACTTTTGTTACTTCCGGCGGTCTCGGAACAATGGGCTTCGGAACAGGTGCTGCAATGGGTATTCAGATCGGTAATCCGAAGGCCCGCGTCGTTCATATTGCAGGAGACGGTTCGTTCCGTATGAACTGTAATGAACTTGCAACTATTCAGCATTACAATCTTCCTGTTGTAATTGTTGTTGTAAATAACGGTGCCCTTGGAAATGTTCGCATGTGGCAGAGGCTTTTCTACGGAAAGAGATTCAGCCAGACTACCCTGGATTTTGGTCCTGACTGGTGCAAGCTTGCAGAAGCTTATGGTATTAAAGGCTATAAGGCTTCAAATGCTGCTGAATTTGAAAAGGTATTTACTCAGGCATTTAAGAGTGAGGAACCGGCTGTTATTGATGTAACAGTTGATATTGATGAAATGGTTCTTCCGATGGTTCCTGGTGGAAAACCTATTTATGATATGATTATGTCTTTAAGCAAGGACGTAATGAGCTGA
- a CDS encoding GGDEF domain-containing protein translates to MSRLVDWATKEKNKLFMLLCLAVHVFYVIVFAFFQCWIPCGINLLSVSVYLWLSFFKRPITEGSIIIAYFEINIYSVSCSLFTGGEFGFLFFVVGTLSLIFYLVPSYRRFYWLFHIVGLFSSVFIVTLWWFRFTFYPEIYRKLQNYSFTFSILNMCFISLAIFITSYFFMRDMRKTRERLDYNVNHDLLTGLYNRRYVEEYIASHNINFAIGMLDIDDFKHINDMYGHHLGDVVLKTVSDAFVNHLEEGQLAVRWGGEEFILLFPDYTVPQAQDKINEICRIISSSAINEDGAKIYVTLTAGVCDGNSLNFEEAVRNADNLLYYGKRHGKNQVVAT, encoded by the coding sequence ATGAGCAGACTGGTAGACTGGGCTACAAAAGAAAAAAATAAACTCTTCATGCTTTTATGTCTTGCAGTACATGTCTTTTACGTAATCGTCTTTGCTTTCTTTCAGTGCTGGATTCCCTGCGGAATAAATCTGCTCAGCGTGTCAGTGTATCTGTGGCTTTCTTTTTTTAAGCGTCCTATAACAGAAGGATCGATAATAATAGCCTATTTTGAAATAAACATTTATTCAGTTTCCTGTTCACTTTTTACAGGCGGAGAATTTGGATTTCTGTTTTTTGTAGTGGGAACTCTGTCCCTTATTTTTTATCTTGTTCCGTCTTACAGAAGGTTTTACTGGCTGTTCCATATTGTCGGACTCTTTTCTTCTGTTTTTATCGTTACTTTATGGTGGTTTCGGTTTACATTCTATCCTGAAATTTACAGGAAGCTTCAGAATTACAGTTTTACTTTTTCAATCCTGAACATGTGTTTTATTTCGCTGGCGATATTCATTACTTCATATTTTTTTATGAGGGACATGAGAAAGACCAGAGAGCGTCTTGATTACAACGTAAATCACGATCTTCTTACCGGATTATACAACAGGCGGTATGTTGAGGAATACATTGCATCCCATAATATTAATTTTGCCATCGGAATGCTTGATATAGATGATTTCAAGCATATTAACGATATGTACGGCCATCATCTTGGTGACGTTGTTCTTAAAACCGTCAGTGATGCTTTTGTAAATCATTTGGAGGAAGGTCAGCTGGCTGTAAGATGGGGTGGAGAAGAATTCATTCTCCTGTTTCCGGATTATACGGTGCCTCAGGCTCAGGATAAAATAAATGAAATATGCAGGATAATCAGTTCTTCCGCAATAAATGAAGACGGTGCAAAAATATATGTTACCCTTACGGCAGGGGTTTGCGACGGTAATAGTCTTAATTTTGAGGAAGCCGTACGGAATGCAGACAATCTTCTCTATTACGGTAAGCGGCATGGTAAAAACCAGGTTGTTGCTACGTGA